Sequence from the Candidatus Binataceae bacterium genome:
GATGTCGTCCAGAAGTGATTGCCAAAAGCGGTGAACAACAGAGGTGCAGTCTCGCCTGCGATCCGGGCGATGGCGAGGATGACGCCGGTGGCAATTCCGCTCAGCGCCGTGCGTACGATGACCGACAGCGAAGTTTTCCACTGCGGGACACCAAGCGCCAGGGAAGCTTCGCGCAGCTCGTGCGGCACCAGGATAATCATCTCCTCCGTGGTGCGCGTGACCAGGGGAACCATGATTATCGCAAGGGCGAACGAACCGGCGAGCGTCGAAAAACGGCCCATCGGATGGACGATCACTGCGTAAGCGAAGATACCGACGACGATCGACGGCACCCCCATCATTACGTCGGCCGAGAAGCGCACCGCATCGGCGAAGCGATGGTTGCGATGTTCTGCCAAAAAAAGGCCGGCGCCGATTCCGATGGGAACGCCGATTAGACAGGCGATGCCGACCACAAAAAGGGTTCCGACAATCGCGTTGGCCATTCCGCCTCCCTTCTCACCGACCGGGGCCGGCATGTGGGTAAAGAAGGCCCAGTTCAAGCTGGTAGCTCCTTTGAAGAGGAGGTAGCCGAGGACCAGGAATAAAGGGATTAGCGTGATGACCGTGGCAGAGACCGTAATGGTCATCATGAAATCGCTCTTGAACTTGCGCAGAGCGTAGTTGCTTTCTTTGAAGGTGGCGCCAGCCATCTATCCTCCGCTGTCGAACCTTTGCCGCGCGACCGCGGCCACGAGCAGACGAGCCACGACGTTGAGCACAATGCCCAATCCAAGGAGCACCAGACCCAGTGCTATCAGGGAGGACACGTAAAGGTCGCTCGTCGCTTCGGCGAATTCATTGGCGATAACACTGGCGAGAGTCGCCGCGGGGGCGAATAGCGACAGCGAGATATTCGGCGCATTTCCGATAACCATCGCGACCGCGATGGTCTCACCGAGTGCGCGGCCCAAGCCGAGAATTATCGCTCCGATGATTCCGCTAAGGCCGTAGGGCAACACCGCCATGCGAACCATCTCCCACTTGGTCGCGCCTAGCGCGATCGCCGCCTCGCGCTGGGTTTGGGGCACAACCCGAAAAACGTCGGTGCAGACTGATGAAATGTAGGGAATGACCATGATCGCAAGCACGACACCGGCGGAAAACATCCCAACTGCCACCTTGGGGCCCGCGAAGATCGGCAGAAATCCAAAGTAGGTTCCCAGAAAATGCTCGACATAGTCGCGAACCCACGGACCCAAAACAAAAATGGCCCACAGGCCATATACGACCGATGGAATCGCCGCAAGCAAATCGACCAGAAACCCCAACCGTCGTGACAACGAATCGGGCGCCAACTCGCTCAGACACAACGCAACGCCGAGGCTGAGTGGCACCGCGAGAATCAAAGCGATCGCCGAGGAAACCGTGGTTCCCCAGATGAAGGGGAGTGCCCCATAAACGTCATTGACGGGATCCCAGTCGGTACTAATCAGGAACGCCGGTCCGAACTTGCGGAGTGCCGGCAGCGCGTCAATCAGCAACGCGATACCAAAACCAAGCAGTAGGAGGAGTATCAGAGAACCCAGGACGAGAGTTATCAGATTGAAGAGGCGGTCGCCGAACAGGCGAACATGCACGACTCGGGGGCGGCGACTTTCACGCCCCACCACCGCCACATTTTCCGCCACCGAGGTTCCCAATTCCGCCAAACGACACTCGCGATTAAGGAAGCTACACGGCGCCAAAATCGGGCCGCAGCATCCTTGGCGGAAATATAACCAGCGATTGTTACTGCGATGTTAACTCGTGCCGAAATCTGAATGAATCCGCCGCTCTAGCGCTCTTGACGGAGTTCGGATCAGCGCCCCGAAATCCGCTCGATCCCGCCCAGATAGGGTTTCAGGACCGCCGGGATGCTGATGCTACTATCTTCGTTTTGGTAGGTTTCCATGATGGCGATCATGGTGCGCGGCAGCGCAAGGCCGGAACCGTTGAGGGTGTGCACGAATTCGGGCTTGCTCCCTTTAGGGCGAAAGCGAATCTGGGCTCGACGCGCCTGAAAGTCCGTGCAATTCGAAACCGAGCTTACTTCCAGCCACTCGCCGCATCCGGGGGCCCACATCTCCAAGTCGTAGGTAACGGCGCTGGAAAAGTTCAGGTCGCCCGTGCAGAGCTCCACGACCCGGTAAGGAATTTCCAGACGCGCACAAACTGCTTCAGCGTCGGACACCATCTTCTGAAACTCCTCGTCCGAGGTCTCGGGTCGCACCAGTTTGACCATCTCGACCTTGTCGAACTGGTGACCGCGCTTGATCCCACGCACATCACGGCCAGCCGACATCTTTTCGCGGCGAAAACATGGGGTGTAAGCGGTGAGGTACATCGGGAGCTGGTCTTCGTCGAGGATTTCCTCGCGATGAAACGCGGTCAGCGGAACTTCGGCAGTGGGGATGAACCAGAAGTCCTCCTCGCAGTCGCGGTACATCGTGTCGGCATTCTTGGGCAAATGACCGGTGCTGGTCGCGCTGGCCGTGTTTACCATCAGGGGCGGCAGAAGTTCCGTGTAGCCCTGCTCGCGTTTGAGATCGAGCATCCAGGCTATCAGCGCGCGCTGGAGACGGGCGAGCGCACCGACCATCACATAGAAGCGCGTGCCGGCCAGTTTCACGCCGCGATCGAAATCGATCACGCCGAGCTTGGCGCCCAAATCCCAATGCGGAATCGGATGAAACGAGGTGAACTCCTGTGGCGCACCGACTGATTTGATCACGCGATTGTCGGCTTCGCTGGTCCCGAACGTCACGTATGGACGGGGAAGGTTGCGGATTCCCAGCATCAGATCCGACAGACCACGCTCCAGGGCGGCGAGGTGGTGCTCCCCCGTGGCGATCTCGTCGCCCAGCGCGCGCATTTCGGCGCGCTTGTCCTCGCGCTCCTCCGGGGAAGCTTTGCCGAGTTCCTTGGATTCGCGGGTGCGCCGCGCGCGTAGCTCATCGAGCTCGTGCTGAAGTCTGCGACGGCGAGCATCGAGATCGAGCACGCGGTCCAACTCGGCCGGAGCTACCCCCGTCTTGGCCAACTCCCTCTT
This genomic interval carries:
- the pstA gene encoding phosphate ABC transporter permease PstA; this encodes MAGATFKESNYALRKFKSDFMMTITVSATVITLIPLFLVLGYLLFKGATSLNWAFFTHMPAPVGEKGGGMANAIVGTLFVVGIACLIGVPIGIGAGLFLAEHRNHRFADAVRFSADVMMGVPSIVVGIFAYAVIVHPMGRFSTLAGSFALAIIMVPLVTRTTEEMIILVPHELREASLALGVPQWKTSLSVIVRTALSGIATGVILAIARIAGETAPLLFTAFGNHFWTTSLVQPIATLPVQVYTYAISPFPDWQRQAWAGALTLTGIVLALELGVRWVTAGQARTAR
- the pstC gene encoding phosphate ABC transporter permease subunit PstC gives rise to the protein MAELGTSVAENVAVVGRESRRPRVVHVRLFGDRLFNLITLVLGSLILLLLLGFGIALLIDALPALRKFGPAFLISTDWDPVNDVYGALPFIWGTTVSSAIALILAVPLSLGVALCLSELAPDSLSRRLGFLVDLLAAIPSVVYGLWAIFVLGPWVRDYVEHFLGTYFGFLPIFAGPKVAVGMFSAGVVLAIMVIPYISSVCTDVFRVVPQTQREAAIALGATKWEMVRMAVLPYGLSGIIGAIILGLGRALGETIAVAMVIGNAPNISLSLFAPAATLASVIANEFAEATSDLYVSSLIALGLVLLGLGIVLNVVARLLVAAVARQRFDSGG
- the serS gene encoding serine--tRNA ligase, whose protein sequence is MLDIRLVREQPEFVKRELAKTGVAPAELDRVLDLDARRRRLQHELDELRARRTRESKELGKASPEEREDKRAEMRALGDEIATGEHHLAALERGLSDLMLGIRNLPRPYVTFGTSEADNRVIKSVGAPQEFTSFHPIPHWDLGAKLGVIDFDRGVKLAGTRFYVMVGALARLQRALIAWMLDLKREQGYTELLPPLMVNTASATSTGHLPKNADTMYRDCEEDFWFIPTAEVPLTAFHREEILDEDQLPMYLTAYTPCFRREKMSAGRDVRGIKRGHQFDKVEMVKLVRPETSDEEFQKMVSDAEAVCARLEIPYRVVELCTGDLNFSSAVTYDLEMWAPGCGEWLEVSSVSNCTDFQARRAQIRFRPKGSKPEFVHTLNGSGLALPRTMIAIMETYQNEDSSISIPAVLKPYLGGIERISGR